The proteins below are encoded in one region of Streptomyces marianii:
- the tmk gene encoding dTMP kinase — MTRAEQPTAQSPTSEPEARAADALAADSRERAVRSLLRVPALRRLWSAQVVGGIGDALALLVLVLLALQTAVAEGAFGGGYRGAAFAVAAVFGIRILATFLFGAVLLGPLTALTAPGGPLDRRWTMIGADGIRIALLVIAPLWIDWTPDSAVAYVLATVFVVGVAERFWTVARESAAPALLPPPPLEGAAVRPLPDHQDALRRLSLRTSFAVIPAAAAALLAATLIGNLLGTGVEWFTVHQAALGSYVAAGLFAASLSVLAAVELPGTPTPRPRSPLEGLRRPSTGSGLDKGRTGAVPLLVLACAAIAGAVASASAVSVLHARDLGGGPAAFALFVLALTGGTVLGVRGAPSVLPALSRRRLLALVIAVSGVALLAMGLVPDTATVLFLAVLAGGSAGVAAHTGHALIDQETEEFRRPRITEHLQAVVRVAIGFGAVGAPMLAAAIGPHRLASGEFVFAHGGAAFTLMLVGALLLPVAVIVLARTDDRSGVPLRRDLADAVRRGADPAQAPAATGFFIAVEGGDGAGKSTQVEALAEWIRAKGHEVVVTREPGATPVGKRLRSILLDVSSAGLSHRAEALLYAADRAEHVDTVVRPALERGAVVVSDRYIDSSVAYQGAGRDLSPTEIARISRWATDGLVPHLTVLLDVSPETARERFTEAPDRLESEPAEFHRRVRAGFLTLAAADPGRYLVVDAGREPEAVTTVVRHRLDQMLPLSEAEVKAREEARKAAEEEARRKAEEETARKAEEERLERERQAQLAKLRAEEEERKRRELEEARRQEAERQAEEARQRAEEERRLAEEERRRRDAEEKTRREEAERRHRQAEEEARLRAEAEERRREKQRKAEEALLRAEEARRAAEAAAAAAESSAAETTVPTPVVGANDVTQTVETPRPRIDMTKEDAETTVLPQVPQPPEGTTSSTRGAAPGNAAGSRDPADETAVLPPVRGESPADRVPPGLFHDEPSAPAEEERTRELPQVDEDGRPRRRSDWAEETPLDDLPSLADELLGPHDDGDDRRRGS, encoded by the coding sequence ATGACGCGAGCCGAGCAGCCAACGGCCCAGAGCCCCACCTCTGAACCCGAAGCACGTGCCGCCGACGCACTGGCCGCGGACTCACGCGAGCGCGCCGTACGGTCGCTCCTGCGTGTACCCGCGCTGCGCCGGTTGTGGAGTGCGCAAGTCGTCGGCGGAATCGGTGACGCCCTCGCCCTCCTGGTGCTGGTCCTGCTGGCGCTCCAGACGGCGGTCGCCGAGGGAGCCTTCGGCGGCGGGTACCGGGGCGCCGCCTTCGCCGTCGCAGCCGTCTTCGGGATCCGGATACTCGCCACGTTCCTCTTCGGGGCCGTACTCCTCGGCCCGCTCACCGCACTGACCGCGCCGGGCGGACCGCTGGACCGCCGCTGGACCATGATCGGCGCCGACGGCATCCGTATCGCCCTGCTCGTCATCGCCCCGCTGTGGATCGACTGGACCCCGGACAGTGCTGTGGCGTACGTGCTCGCCACGGTCTTCGTCGTCGGCGTCGCCGAACGCTTCTGGACCGTCGCCCGGGAGAGCGCCGCTCCCGCGCTGCTGCCCCCGCCGCCGCTGGAAGGCGCGGCCGTACGCCCGCTGCCGGACCACCAGGACGCTCTTCGGAGGCTGTCCCTCCGCACCTCCTTCGCGGTCATTCCCGCCGCCGCCGCCGCACTGCTCGCGGCGACGCTGATCGGCAATCTGCTCGGCACCGGCGTCGAGTGGTTCACGGTGCACCAGGCCGCGCTCGGGTCGTACGTGGCGGCGGGCCTCTTCGCCGCTTCGCTCTCCGTCCTGGCCGCCGTCGAACTCCCGGGCACCCCGACGCCGCGCCCCCGTTCCCCGCTGGAGGGCCTGCGCCGCCCGTCCACCGGCAGCGGCCTCGACAAGGGCCGTACCGGCGCCGTCCCGCTGCTGGTCCTGGCCTGCGCAGCGATCGCCGGGGCTGTCGCCTCCGCATCCGCCGTGTCCGTCCTGCACGCACGTGACCTGGGCGGCGGCCCGGCCGCGTTCGCCTTGTTCGTGCTCGCCCTGACCGGGGGCACGGTGCTCGGTGTCCGAGGCGCCCCGAGCGTGCTGCCCGCACTGTCCCGCCGCAGGCTCCTCGCGCTGGTGATCGCCGTCAGCGGCGTGGCGCTGCTGGCGATGGGGCTCGTCCCGGACACGGCGACGGTGCTGTTCCTCGCGGTCCTCGCCGGCGGTTCGGCAGGCGTCGCCGCGCATACCGGGCACGCGCTGATCGACCAGGAGACCGAGGAGTTCCGGCGGCCGAGGATCACCGAGCACCTGCAGGCCGTCGTCCGGGTCGCCATCGGGTTCGGCGCGGTCGGCGCCCCGATGCTCGCCGCCGCCATCGGTCCGCACCGCCTGGCCAGCGGGGAGTTCGTGTTCGCTCACGGCGGCGCCGCCTTCACACTGATGCTGGTCGGCGCACTGCTGCTGCCCGTGGCCGTGATCGTCCTCGCCAGGACCGACGACCGGTCCGGCGTGCCGCTGCGCCGCGATCTGGCCGACGCGGTCCGCCGCGGTGCGGACCCCGCCCAGGCACCCGCGGCCACCGGCTTCTTCATCGCCGTCGAGGGCGGCGACGGTGCCGGAAAGTCCACGCAGGTCGAGGCGCTCGCGGAGTGGATCCGCGCCAAGGGGCACGAGGTCGTCGTCACCCGCGAACCCGGCGCCACGCCCGTCGGCAAGCGGCTGCGCTCCATCCTGCTCGACGTCTCGTCGGCCGGGCTGTCCCACCGAGCCGAGGCCCTCCTGTACGCCGCCGACCGCGCCGAGCACGTCGACACCGTCGTCCGACCCGCGCTCGAGCGCGGAGCCGTCGTCGTCTCGGACCGCTACATCGACTCGTCCGTGGCCTACCAGGGAGCGGGCCGCGACCTCTCCCCGACCGAGATCGCCCGGATCTCGCGTTGGGCGACGGACGGGCTCGTACCGCATCTGACCGTGCTGCTCGACGTCTCCCCTGAGACCGCGCGCGAGCGGTTCACGGAGGCACCGGACCGGCTGGAGTCCGAGCCGGCCGAGTTCCACCGACGCGTCCGGGCCGGTTTCCTCACCCTGGCCGCCGCCGACCCCGGCCGGTACCTCGTCGTGGACGCGGGCCGGGAGCCCGAGGCCGTCACCACGGTCGTACGGCATCGGCTCGACCAGATGCTGCCGCTCTCCGAGGCCGAGGTGAAGGCTCGGGAGGAGGCGCGGAAGGCAGCCGAGGAGGAGGCCCGGCGCAAGGCCGAGGAAGAGACCGCCCGCAAGGCCGAGGAGGAGCGCCTGGAGCGTGAGCGCCAGGCGCAACTCGCGAAGCTGCGCGCTGAGGAGGAGGAGCGCAAGCGCCGCGAACTGGAGGAAGCGCGTCGTCAGGAGGCCGAGCGGCAGGCGGAGGAGGCCAGGCAGCGTGCCGAGGAGGAGCGGCGGCTGGCCGAGGAGGAGCGGCGCCGGCGCGACGCCGAGGAGAAGACCCGCCGGGAGGAGGCGGAGCGCCGCCATCGGCAGGCCGAGGAGGAGGCCCGGCTGCGGGCCGAGGCCGAGGAGCGCCGTCGTGAGAAGCAGCGCAAGGCAGAGGAAGCCCTGCTGCGGGCGGAGGAGGCGCGCCGGGCGGCGGAGGCGGCCGCGGCCGCCGCTGAGTCCTCGGCCGCCGAGACGACCGTGCCCACTCCCGTGGTGGGGGCGAACGACGTCACACAGACGGTCGAGACCCCGCGCCCGCGCATCGACATGACCAAGGAGGACGCGGAGACCACGGTCCTTCCTCAGGTGCCGCAGCCTCCGGAGGGGACCACGAGCAGCACGCGGGGTGCGGCTCCGGGTAACGCGGCGGGGTCCCGGGACCCCGCCGACGAGACGGCGGTGCTGCCGCCGGTGCGGGGCGAGAGCCCTGCGGACCGCGTCCCGCCGGGCCTCTTCCATGACGAGCCGTCCGCCCCCGCGGAGGAGGAACGTACGCGCGAGCTGCCCCAGGTCGACGAGGACGGCCGGCCGCGCCGCCGTTCCGACTGGGCGGAGGAGACCCCGCTCGACGATCTGCCGAGCCTGGCGGACGAACTGCTGGGGCCGCACGACGACGGGGACGACCGGCGCCGGGGAAGCTAG
- the topA gene encoding type I DNA topoisomerase, producing the protein MSPTSETAQGGRRLVIVESPAKAKTIKGYLGPGYVVEASVGHIRDLPNGAAEVPEKYTGEVRRLGVDVEHDFQPIYVVNADKKAQVRKLKEQLADSDELYLATDEDREGEAIAWHLLEVLKPKVPVKRMVFHEITKAAIQEAVANPRELNKRMVDAQETRRILDRLYGYEVSPVLWKKVMPRLSAGRVQSVATRLVVERERERIAFRSAEYWDLTGTFSTGRAGDASDPAAFTARLSTVDGRRVAQGRDFGPDGRLKSDQVLHLDEANARALKAALENAAFSVRSVESKPYRRSPYAPFRTTTLQQEASRKLGFGAKATMQIAQKLYENGFITYMRTDSTTLSDTAVTAARAQVTQLYGGDYLPEKPRTYAGKVKNAQEAHEAIRPSGDRFRTPAETGLTGDQFRLYELIWKRTVASQMKDAVGNSVTVRIGGTGSDGRDAEFSASGKTITFHGFMKAYVEGADDPNAELDDRERRLPQVAEGDRLTAEEITADGHATKPPARYTEASLVKELEEREIGRPSTYASIIGTILDRGYVFKKGTALVPSFLSFAVVNLLEKHFGRLVDYDFTAKMEDDLDRIARGEAQAVPWLRRFYFGEGTGTGGAAEAGNGDGDHLGGLKELVTDLGAIDAREISSFPVGSGIVLRVGRYGPYVERGEKDAEGHQRADVPADLAPDELTVELAEELLAKPSGDFELGKDPETGHEIVAKDGRYGPYVTEILPEGTPKTGKNAVKPRTASLFKSMALDTVTLEDALRLMSLPRVVGKDAEGVEITAQNGRYGPYLKKGTDSRSLETEDQIFNITLDEALAIYAQPKQRGRAAAKPPLKELGTDPVSERPVVVKDGRFGPYVTDGETNATLRTGDSVETITPERGYELLAEKRAKGPAKKAAKKAPAKKATAKKTAAKKTTAAKKTTAARKTTAKKTTTAKSAAKKTTAGRTAAAKTSSPDE; encoded by the coding sequence TTGTCCCCGACCAGCGAGACCGCACAGGGCGGCCGCCGACTCGTCATCGTCGAGTCGCCTGCCAAGGCGAAGACGATCAAGGGCTACCTCGGCCCCGGCTATGTCGTCGAGGCGAGCGTCGGGCACATCCGCGACCTCCCGAACGGTGCCGCCGAGGTCCCCGAGAAGTACACCGGTGAGGTGCGGCGGCTCGGTGTGGACGTCGAGCACGACTTCCAGCCGATCTACGTCGTCAACGCCGACAAGAAGGCTCAGGTCAGAAAGCTCAAGGAGCAGCTGGCCGACTCGGACGAGCTCTACCTCGCCACCGATGAGGACCGCGAGGGCGAGGCCATCGCCTGGCACCTGCTGGAGGTCCTCAAGCCCAAGGTCCCGGTCAAGCGGATGGTCTTCCACGAGATCACCAAGGCCGCGATCCAGGAGGCCGTCGCCAACCCGCGCGAGCTCAACAAGCGCATGGTCGACGCCCAGGAGACCCGGCGCATCCTCGACCGCCTCTACGGCTACGAGGTCTCGCCGGTCCTGTGGAAGAAGGTCATGCCGCGACTGTCCGCGGGTCGTGTCCAGTCCGTGGCCACCCGTCTCGTCGTCGAGCGGGAGCGTGAGCGCATCGCGTTCCGCTCAGCCGAGTACTGGGACCTGACCGGCACGTTCTCCACCGGCCGCGCCGGTGACGCCTCCGACCCCGCGGCCTTCACCGCGCGGCTGTCCACCGTCGACGGACGGCGCGTCGCCCAGGGCCGCGACTTCGGTCCGGACGGACGGCTCAAGTCGGACCAGGTGCTCCACCTCGACGAGGCGAACGCGCGCGCCCTGAAGGCGGCCCTCGAGAACGCCGCGTTCTCGGTCCGCTCGGTCGAGTCCAAGCCGTACCGACGCTCCCCGTACGCCCCGTTCCGTACGACGACGCTCCAGCAGGAGGCCTCGCGCAAGCTCGGCTTCGGCGCGAAGGCGACGATGCAGATCGCGCAGAAGCTGTACGAGAACGGCTTCATCACCTATATGCGTACGGACTCGACCACGCTCTCCGACACCGCCGTCACGGCGGCCCGGGCGCAGGTCACCCAGCTGTACGGCGGCGACTACCTGCCCGAGAAGCCGCGTACGTACGCCGGGAAGGTCAAGAACGCCCAGGAGGCGCACGAGGCGATCCGCCCCTCGGGCGACCGCTTCCGCACCCCGGCAGAGACCGGTCTGACCGGTGACCAGTTCCGTCTGTACGAGCTGATCTGGAAGCGGACCGTCGCCTCCCAGATGAAGGACGCGGTCGGCAACTCCGTCACCGTCAGGATCGGCGGCACCGGCTCCGACGGCCGGGACGCCGAATTCTCGGCCTCGGGCAAGACCATCACGTTCCACGGCTTCATGAAGGCGTACGTCGAGGGCGCGGACGACCCGAACGCTGAGCTGGACGACCGCGAGCGACGGCTGCCGCAGGTCGCCGAGGGCGACCGGCTCACCGCCGAGGAGATCACGGCGGACGGGCATGCGACCAAGCCCCCGGCCCGCTACACCGAGGCCAGCCTGGTCAAGGAGCTGGAAGAGCGAGAGATCGGCCGCCCGTCGACGTACGCGTCGATCATCGGCACCATCCTCGACCGCGGTTACGTGTTCAAGAAGGGCACGGCACTCGTGCCGTCCTTCCTCTCCTTCGCCGTGGTCAACCTGCTGGAGAAGCACTTCGGCCGACTCGTCGACTACGACTTCACCGCCAAGATGGAGGACGACCTCGACCGTATCGCGCGGGGCGAGGCCCAGGCGGTGCCGTGGCTGAGGCGCTTCTACTTCGGTGAGGGCACGGGGACCGGCGGGGCCGCCGAGGCCGGGAACGGCGACGGCGACCACCTCGGCGGACTCAAGGAACTCGTCACCGACCTCGGTGCGATCGACGCCCGCGAGATCTCGTCCTTCCCGGTCGGCAGCGGCATCGTGCTGCGCGTCGGCCGCTACGGACCGTACGTGGAGCGAGGCGAGAAGGACGCGGAGGGCCACCAGCGCGCCGACGTGCCGGCCGACCTCGCGCCGGACGAGCTGACCGTCGAGCTCGCCGAGGAACTGCTGGCCAAGCCGAGCGGTGACTTCGAGCTGGGCAAGGATCCCGAGACCGGCCACGAGATCGTCGCCAAGGACGGCCGCTACGGCCCGTACGTCACCGAGATCCTGCCCGAGGGCACGCCGAAGACCGGCAAGAACGCGGTCAAGCCGCGGACCGCCTCCCTCTTCAAGTCGATGGCCCTCGACACGGTGACCCTCGAGGACGCGCTCAGGCTGATGTCGCTGCCGCGCGTCGTCGGCAAGGACGCCGAAGGGGTCGAGATCACCGCCCAGAACGGCCGCTACGGTCCGTACCTGAAGAAGGGCACGGACTCCCGCTCCCTGGAGACCGAGGACCAGATCTTCAACATCACGCTCGACGAGGCGCTGGCGATCTACGCCCAGCCGAAGCAGCGTGGCCGCGCGGCCGCCAAGCCGCCGCTGAAGGAGCTGGGCACCGACCCGGTGAGCGAGCGCCCCGTCGTGGTGAAGGACGGCCGCTTCGGCCCGTACGTCACCGACGGCGAGACCAACGCCACCCTGCGGACCGGCGACAGCGTCGAGACGATCACCCCGGAGCGCGGCTACGAGCTGCTCGCCGAGAAGCGCGCCAAGGGCCCGGCGAAGAAGGCCGCCAAGAAGGCTCCCGCGAAGAAGGCGACGGCCAAGAAGACCGCGGCGAAGAAGACCACGGCCGCCAAGAAGACGACGGCTGCCAGGAAGACCACGGCGAAGAAGACGACCACGGCGAAGTCGGCCGCGAAGAAGACGACGGCCGGGAGGACCGCGGCGGCGAAGACGTCGTCCCCGGACGAGTAA
- a CDS encoding DUF7059 domain-containing protein, which translates to MSTTSLAAGLPAPDQSARLRDALLAADFTADGLLELLGAPAYSALARSETVPALRATRGASPLETLVRLFLLQHPVAPERVREALPLDVAFADGWVAESADGVRATVDIRPYGGPEGQDWYIVSDLGCAVGGAGGASGRDEGVVLGVGGASTTLAGITVRTPVSSALDLGTGSGIQALHATQHATRVTATDLNPRALAFTRLTLALSGAPEADLREGSLFAPVGSETFDLIVSNPPFVISPGARLTYRDGGMGGDDLCRSLVQQAGDRLNQGGFAQFLANWQHVEGEEWQERVRSWVPRGCDAWIVQREVQDVTQYSELWLRDSGDHRTAPDAYAARYAEWLDEFEARGTKAVGFGWITLRKTDSNRPSVVVEEWPHPVEQPLGEAVRAHFARQDYLRTHDDAALLADHFVLVDEVVQEQVGMPGAEDPEHVVLRQSRGMRRATKVDTVGAGFAGVCDGTLSAGRILDAIAQLVGEDPVLLRDRTPEAIRLLVQEGFLEPAAPRG; encoded by the coding sequence GTGAGTACGACCAGCCTTGCCGCAGGCCTTCCCGCTCCCGACCAGTCCGCCCGGCTCCGCGACGCCCTGCTCGCCGCCGACTTCACCGCCGACGGGCTGCTCGAACTGCTCGGCGCGCCCGCCTACAGCGCCCTCGCCCGCAGCGAGACCGTCCCGGCCCTGCGCGCCACGCGCGGCGCGTCCCCGCTGGAGACGCTCGTACGGCTCTTCCTGCTGCAGCACCCGGTGGCACCCGAGCGTGTCCGGGAGGCGCTGCCTCTGGACGTGGCGTTCGCAGACGGCTGGGTGGCCGAGTCCGCCGACGGCGTCCGGGCGACGGTGGACATCCGCCCTTACGGCGGGCCCGAGGGGCAGGACTGGTACATCGTCTCCGACCTCGGCTGCGCGGTGGGCGGGGCCGGCGGCGCGAGCGGCCGTGACGAGGGCGTCGTCCTCGGTGTCGGCGGCGCTTCCACCACCCTCGCCGGCATCACGGTCCGCACTCCGGTGTCCTCCGCCCTCGACCTCGGTACCGGCTCCGGCATCCAGGCCCTTCACGCCACCCAGCACGCCACCCGGGTCACGGCCACCGACCTCAATCCACGGGCCCTGGCCTTCACCCGCCTCACCCTGGCGCTGTCCGGCGCTCCCGAGGCGGATCTGCGCGAGGGCTCCCTCTTCGCGCCGGTCGGGTCGGAGACGTTCGACCTGATCGTGTCGAACCCGCCGTTCGTCATCTCGCCGGGTGCCCGGCTCACGTACCGGGACGGCGGGATGGGCGGGGACGATCTGTGCCGCTCGCTCGTCCAGCAGGCCGGGGACCGTCTGAACCAAGGGGGGTTCGCGCAGTTCCTCGCAAACTGGCAGCACGTGGAGGGGGAGGAGTGGCAGGAGCGGGTGCGCTCCTGGGTGCCGCGGGGCTGCGACGCCTGGATCGTTCAGCGCGAGGTGCAGGACGTGACCCAGTACTCCGAGCTGTGGCTCAGGGACAGCGGTGACCACCGCACCGCTCCCGACGCCTACGCGGCGCGGTACGCCGAGTGGCTCGACGAGTTCGAGGCGCGCGGGACCAAGGCGGTCGGCTTCGGCTGGATCACCCTCCGGAAGACGGACTCAAACCGGCCGTCGGTCGTCGTCGAGGAGTGGCCCCACCCGGTCGAGCAGCCGCTCGGCGAAGCCGTGCGGGCCCACTTCGCCCGACAGGACTATCTGCGCACGCACGACGACGCGGCGCTGCTCGCCGACCACTTCGTGCTCGTGGACGAGGTGGTGCAGGAGCAGGTCGGGATGCCCGGCGCCGAGGACCCCGAGCACGTCGTGCTGCGTCAGAGCCGCGGTATGCGGCGGGCCACGAAGGTGGACACGGTCGGTGCAGGCTTCGCCGGGGTCTGCGACGGCACGCTGAGCGCGGGCAGGATCCTCGACGCCATCGCCCAGCTGGTCGGCGAGGATCCGGTGCTGCTGCGCGACCGCACGCCCGAGGCGATCAGGCTGCTGGTGCAGGAGGGCTTCCTGGAGCCCGCCGCTCCACGCGGCTGA
- a CDS encoding small secreted protein produces MNKKLAAAVSGGAVLVLALTGCSGEGDSDKVDAWAKSVCDKARPQIQKRTDAQQAIISTSVDGKPADIQAADSKAFQDIADANKALASAVQAAGSPPGEGQEQLRQDAVKELNATATAYLDLKKKVDALDPKNQQKFADGLQDVANGLKKIQKMDQVALGKLQSGDLGRAMGKQKGCQRAKPSATAPAGTGDGASEPGSKPSNAAGPSKSAGSAGPEASKGTSE; encoded by the coding sequence GTGAACAAGAAGCTCGCGGCCGCCGTGTCCGGCGGTGCGGTGCTGGTGCTCGCGCTGACGGGCTGCAGTGGAGAAGGCGACAGCGACAAGGTGGACGCGTGGGCGAAGAGCGTCTGCGACAAGGCGCGGCCGCAGATCCAGAAGCGGACCGACGCCCAGCAGGCGATCATCTCGACCTCCGTGGACGGCAAGCCCGCCGACATACAGGCGGCCGACTCCAAGGCATTCCAGGACATCGCCGACGCCAACAAGGCGCTGGCCTCCGCGGTGCAGGCCGCCGGTTCCCCGCCCGGTGAGGGCCAGGAGCAGCTCCGGCAGGACGCGGTCAAGGAGCTCAACGCGACCGCGACGGCGTACCTCGACCTCAAGAAGAAGGTCGACGCGCTCGACCCGAAGAACCAGCAGAAGTTCGCGGACGGCCTGCAGGATGTCGCGAACGGGCTGAAGAAGATCCAGAAGATGGACCAGGTCGCCCTCGGCAAGCTGCAGTCCGGCGATCTGGGCCGGGCGATGGGGAAGCAGAAGGGCTGCCAGCGGGCGAAGCCGTCGGCGACCGCTCCCGCAGGCACGGGCGACGGCGCCTCCGAGCCCGGCAGCAAGCCGTCGAACGCGGCCGGCCCGTCGAAGTCGGCCGGATCCGCCGGGCCCGAGGCGTCCAAGGGGACGTCCGAGTAG